A stretch of the Lolium perenne isolate Kyuss_39 chromosome 3, Kyuss_2.0, whole genome shotgun sequence genome encodes the following:
- the LOC127342109 gene encoding uncharacterized protein At4g28440, which yields MSTPAAQGGEKPALRKPIFIKVDGLKPGTNGHNLLVKVVSANPVPGRVRPGAPTSSSARMPRIAECVVGDETGSIIFTARNEQVDLLKPGATAIMRNAKIDMFKSSMRLAVDKWGRVESAEPASFTVNEENNLSQVEYELVNVAE from the exons ATGTCGACACCGGCGGCGCAGGGCGGCGAGAAGCCGGCGCTCAGGAAGCCCATCTTCATCAAGGTGGACGGGCTCAAGCCGGGCACCAACGGCCACAACCTCCTCGTCAAGGTCGTCAGCGCCAACCCCGTCCCGGGCCGCGTCCGCCCCGGCGCCCCCACCTCCTCCTCTGCTCGCATGCCCCGCATCGCCGAGTGCGTCGTCGGCGACGAGACTGGCTCCATCATCTTCACCGCCCGCAACGAGCAAG TTGACCTGTTGAAGCCTGGTGCCACGGCCATCATGCGCAATGCTAAAATTGACATGTTCAAAAGTTCAATGAGGCTTGCTGTGGACAAGTGGGGACGGGTGGAATCTGCAGAACCCGCCAGCTTTACAGTGAACGAGGAGAACAACTTGTCACAAGTAGAGTATGAATTGGTTAACGTGGCCGAGTAA
- the LOC127342105 gene encoding probable metal-nicotianamine transporter YSL1: MAAVAGEHLQSAEAENAADFDVARKDDDDEQPSVEVAFAGQTPPPWWQQVTARSVVASVVLGTVLTFMSMRIGLTAGVGPAFNIVASLLGFFVIKSWTRLLARFGVASQPFTRQENVVLQTCIISCATLSFYGGFSTYLLAMTETVAKSTGGAGTGRDVYELHTGKVMAFLGLVSYASLFCTLPLRKLMILDYKLMYPSGSAIAGIVNSFHTPAGAATAKLQVLAMTKAMVGSFMWASFQWVYTGGSGCGFQDFPMFGLRAYKQKFYFDFSASLVGVGMICPVVVNFSMLFASAITSFFLWPALQSKKGEWYTDPSPTNFRGINGYKVPMGIAMVLGDCLFQLGSITIRAAYHFNKNRQGQSLGSTNIPDGINSDEKTSLSYDDRRRNKIFLDEGLPDYVAVAGYIFFSAVSAIFVPQIFPQIRYYHVALLYAVAPIMAFCNSYASGLCDWSLASVYGKLAIFIVGAWVGEAAGGTIAGLAACGVMLMIIGNAAELMHDFKTGYLTLTSPVSMFISQAIGTSIGCLINPLVFLCLEKFVGKEHLGEAGSVFSAPLATAYRGLAVLSVKGLKILPKHSMMFCIAFFFGAFFLDCLAAIAKAKKWKVKSYIPNAMAMAIPFLIGPNIAIDMAMGSLLLVIWKKTNKKSANMLSVVVASGLICGDGLFALPSALLSIFQIEPPICMKFLSNYQTEEMQDHFIPKLATSS, from the exons ATGGCAGCCGTTGCCGGCGAGCATCTGCagtcggcggaggcagaaaatgcagcAGATTTCGACGTCGCGAgaaaggatgatgatgacgagcagCCGTCGGTGGAGGTGGCCTTCGCGGGGCAGACGCCTCCGCCGTGGTGGCAGCAGGTCACGGCGCGGTCGGTGGTGGCGAGCGTGGTGCTGGGCACCGTGCTCACCTTCATGTCGATGCGGATCGGCCTGACGGCAGGAGTCGGGCCGGCGTTCAACATCGTGGCGAGCCTCCTGGGCTTCTTCGTCATCAAGTCATGGACGCGGCTGCTTGCCCGGTTCGGCGTCGCCTCCCAGCCCTTCACCAGGCAGGAGAACGTTGTCCTCCAGACGTGCATCATCTCCTGCGCTACGCTCTCCTTCTACG GTGGCTTCTCGACGTATCTCCTTGCGATGACGGAGACGGTGGCGAAATCAACCGGCGGGGCAGGCACCGGCCGTGACGTCTACGAGCTGCACACGGGGAAGGTCATGGCTTTCCTCGGCCTGGTCAGCTACGCCAGCTTGTTCTGCACTCTCCCATTACGGAAG CTCATGATACTGGACTACAAGCTGATGTACCCAAGCGGTTCAGCTATCGCCGGGATCGTCAACAGCTTCCACACACCGGCGGGAGCTGCGACAGCAAA ATTGCAAGTGCTCGCTATGACCAAAGCCATGGTTGGGAGCTTCATGTGGGCGTCCTTCCAGTGGGTTTACACCGGAGGAAGCGGGTGTGGCTTCCAAGACTTCCCTATGTTTGGATTGAGGGCATATAAACAGAAATTTTACTTCGACTTCTCCGCGAGTCTGGTCGGCGTGGGCATGATCTGCCCGGTCGTGGTAAATTTCTCGATGCTTTTCGCATCTGCCATCACTTCGTTTTTCTTATGGCCAGCCCTCCAGAGCAAGAAAGGGGAATGGTACACCGATCCTTCACCCACAAATTTCAGGGGAATCAATGGATACAAG GTGCCCATGGGCATAGCGATGGTGCTTGGGGATTGCCTCTTCCAACTGGGTTCAATCACCATAAGAGCCGCGTACCATTTCAACAAGAATCGCCAGGGACAGAGTCTCGGCAGTACCAACATACCAGATGGCATAAATTCAGACGAAAAAACATCTCTGAGCTATGATGATCGTCGCAGAAACAAAATCTTTCTGGACGAAGGATTGCCGGACTATGTTGCGGTTGCTGGCTACATCTTCTTCTCAGCCGTCTCAGCAATCTTTGTTCCACAAATCTTCCCACAGATCAGATATTACCACGTGGCCTTGTTATACGCTGTCGCCCCCATCATGGCATTCTGCAATTCATATGCTTCCGGACTGTGTGACTGGTCCCTCGCATCCGTCTACGGAAAGCTCGCTATCTTCATTGTTGGGGCATGGGTTGGTGAAGCAGCTGGCGGCACCATTGCTGGTCTTGCTGCCTGCGGTGTCATGTTGATGATCATTGGCAATGCCGCTGAGCTCATGCATGACTTCAAGACAGGATACCTGACACTCACCTCACCAGTATCCATGTTCATAAGCCAAGCAATTGGAACCTCGATTGGTTGCTTGATCAATCCGCTTGTCTTCCTGTGCTTGGAAAAATTTGTCGGCAAAGAGCATCTGGGAGAAGCTGGATCGGTTTTCTCGGCTCCTTTGGCCACCGCATACCGTGGGCTTGCAGTTTTAAGTGTTAAAGGACTAAAGATACTTCCAAAACACTCCATGATGTTCTGTATAGCTTTCTTCTTTGGGGCATTTTTCTTGGATTGCCTGGCAGCCATAGCCAAAGCAAAGAAGTGGAAGGTAAAAAGTTACATTCCAAACGCCATGGCTATGGCTATTCCATTCTTAATTGGACCAAATATTGCAATAGACATGGCCATGGGGAGTCTACTATTAGTTATCTGGAAGAAAACAAACAAGAAAAGTGCAAATATGCTTTCAGTTGTTGTAGCATCAGGTTTAATCTGCGGAGATGGACTGTTTGCATTGCCATCGGCATTACTTTCAATTTTCCAAATTGAGCCGCCCATATGTATGAAGTTCTTGTCTAATTATCAGACAGAGGAAATGCAGGATCATTTCATACCCAAACTGGCCACTTCTTCGTAA
- the LOC127342110 gene encoding protein NUCLEAR FUSION DEFECTIVE 6, mitochondrial-like isoform X2 encodes MAAAAARSMLRSSASLLRAAPARATSSAARPSLRRALGAPPRLLRSPVEASFCVESLLPLHSATAAARMTSLLAVPGRGLGWLTEAEIDGV; translated from the exons atggccgccgccgccgccaggtcGATGCTACGCTCGTCGGCGTCCCTTCTCCGCGCTGCTCCGGCGAGGGCCACTTCCTCTGCGGCGCGACCGTCCCTTCGTCGCGCGCTGGGTGCGCCACCGCGCCTCCTCAG GTCGCCCGTCGAGGCGAGCTTCTGCGTAGAATCGCTGCTGCCGCTGCACAGCGCCACCGCAGCGGCGAGGATGACGTCTCTGCTCGCGGTGCCCGGCCGAGGCCTCGGGTGGCTCACGGAAG CTGAAATTGATGGCGTATGA
- the LOC127342110 gene encoding uncharacterized protein isoform X1 gives MAAAAARSMLRSSASLLRAAPARATSSAARPSLRRALGAPPRLLRSPVEASFCVESLLPLHSATAAARMTSLLAVPGRGLGWLTEGQDETR, from the exons atggccgccgccgccgccaggtcGATGCTACGCTCGTCGGCGTCCCTTCTCCGCGCTGCTCCGGCGAGGGCCACTTCCTCTGCGGCGCGACCGTCCCTTCGTCGCGCGCTGGGTGCGCCACCGCGCCTCCTCAG GTCGCCCGTCGAGGCGAGCTTCTGCGTAGAATCGCTGCTGCCGCTGCACAGCGCCACCGCAGCGGCGAGGATGACGTCTCTGCTCGCGGTGCCCGGCCGAGGCCTCGGGTGGCTCACGGAAG GGCAAGATGAAACTAGATGA
- the LOC127342108 gene encoding uncharacterized protein — MRVKVISRSTDDFTRERSQDLQKVFRNYDPALRSQEKAVEYTRALNAAKLEKIFAKPFVGAMDGHIDAVSCMAKNPNYLKAMFSGSMDGDIRLWDIAARKTICQFPGHKGAVRGLATSTDGDLLISCGVDSTVRLWKDPMRKMMDTNDAIGDASQPSAVYTWKHAFWGVDHQWDGTIFATVGAQVDIWDHNRSEPINSFTWGNDTANSVRFNPGEPDVLITSAHDRSLTLYDLRMSSPARKLIMKTRCNSVCWNPREPMNFTAANEDTNCYSFDARKLNEAKIVHKGHVSAVMDIDYSPTGREFVTGSYDRTVRIFNYNGDQSREIYHTKRMQRVFCVKYTYDGTYLVSGSDDTNLRLWKSKASEQLGVILPRERKKQEYLDAVKERYKHLPEIKRIVRHRHLPKPIYKAGIIRRTMIEAEKRKDDRRRAHSAPGSRTSQPFRKRRLIKEVE, encoded by the exons ATGAGGGTGAAGGTGATATCGCGCTCGACGGACGATTTCACGCGCGAGCGTAGCCAGGACCTGCAG AAAGTATTCCGCAATTATGATCCAGCGCTTCGTAGCCAAGAGAAAGCTGTTGAGTACACCCGGGCACTTAATGCTGCAAAGCTAGAGAAG ATATTTGCCAAGCCCTTTGTTGGAGCGATGGATGGCCACATTGATGCTGTTTCGTGCATGGCGAAGAACCCCAATTATTTGAAAGCTATGTTTTCTGGCTCAATGGATGGGG ATATTCGACTATGGGACATTGCTGCAAG gaagacAATCTGCCAGTTccctggtcacaagggtgctgtgAGAGGTTTGGCAACCTCTACTGATGGTGATCTTCTGATATCCTGTGGTGTTGACAGCAC TGTTCGACTCTGGAAAGATCCTATGCGTAAGATGATGGACACTAATGATGCAATTGGAGATGCTTCTCAG CCGTCAGCAGTCTATACCTGGAAGCATGCATTTTG GGGTGTTGACCACCAGTGGGATGGAACTATTTTTGCAACCGTAGGTGCTCAGGTAGATATATGGGATCATAACAG GTCAGAGCCAATAAATAGCTTCACATGGGGTAACGATACAGCAAATTCTGTGCGGTTTAATCCTGGAGAACCGGATGTTTTAATCACATCAGCCCA TGATCGGAGTTTAACTCTTTATGACCTACGCATGTCATCCCCGGCTAGAAAGCTAATCATGAAG ACAAGGTGCAATTCAGTATGCTGGAACCCTAGGGAGCCCATGAACTTTACTGCT GCAAatgaagatacaaactgttactCGTTTGATGCTAGAAAGCTGAATGAAGCAAAGATTGTTCACAAGGGTCATGTTTCAGCAGT GATGGATATTGATTATTCACCAACAGGACGGGAATTTGTTACTGGTTCCTACGATAGAACG GTACGCATCTTCAATTATAACGGTGATCAGAGCAGAGAGATATACCATACTaagaggatgcaaag GGTGTTTTGTGTGAAATACACATATGATGGAACTTATCTAGTTTCTGGCAGTGATGATACAAATCTTCGACTGTGGAAATCCAAGGCTTCAGAACAATTGGGAGTT ATTCTTCCAAGGGAACGTAAAAAGCAAGAATATCTAGATGCTGTCAAGGAGCGGTATAAGCACCTTCCGGAAATCAAGCGGATTGTCAG GCATAGGCACTTGCCTAAGCCAATCTACAAGGCAGGCATTATAAGGCGCACCATGATTGAAGCAGAAAAACGCAAAGACGACAGAAGGCGGGCACACAGTGCCCCAGGCAGCAGGACATCGCAGCCCTTCAGGAAGAGAAGACTCATCAAAGAAGTCGAGTAA